Proteins from one Methanobrevibacter arboriphilus JCM 13429 = DSM 1125 genomic window:
- a CDS encoding peptidylprolyl isomerase → MAIKNGDFIKLEFTGKIKETGEVFDTTNEEIAKEAGILVENKEYGPIPIVVGGNHLLKAIDEAVIDLDVGDSKEIEVSPADGFGERDSNLIQLIPMKEFKKQGMTPHVGMELTSEGHKGRVLTVSGGRVKVDFNHDLAGKNLEYSIVISDIIEDDEEKIKSMIQLHYSYPNMDLDKTEIKIDGDKVSIKLDEITRFDQKSYMDVTFARFRISKDIWDNMDYEKVEFVDEFEKKVEEGEDQSSEENNESEE, encoded by the coding sequence ATGGCAATAAAAAATGGCGATTTTATTAAATTAGAATTTACTGGTAAAATTAAAGAAACTGGAGAGGTTTTTGACACTACTAATGAAGAAATAGCTAAAGAAGCAGGAATTCTTGTTGAAAATAAAGAATATGGTCCAATACCTATTGTTGTTGGAGGAAACCACTTACTTAAAGCTATTGATGAGGCAGTTATTGATTTGGATGTAGGGGACTCTAAAGAAATTGAAGTTTCTCCTGCTGATGGTTTTGGAGAAAGGGATTCTAATTTAATTCAATTAATTCCTATGAAAGAATTTAAAAAACAAGGCATGACTCCTCATGTTGGAATGGAATTAACTTCTGAAGGTCATAAAGGTAGAGTTTTAACTGTTAGTGGTGGAAGAGTTAAAGTAGACTTCAACCATGACTTAGCTGGTAAAAATCTTGAATACAGTATTGTTATTTCTGACATAATTGAAGATGATGAAGAAAAAATTAAAAGTATGATTCAACTTCATTATTCTTATCCAAATATGGATCTTGATAAAACTGAAATTAAAATTGATGGTGATAAAGTTAGTATAAAATTAGATGAAATTACTAGATTTGATCAAAAATCATACATGGATGTTACTTTTGCAAGATTCAGAATTTCTAAAGATATTTGGGATAACATGGATTATGAAAAAGTAGAATTCGTTGATGAATTTGAAAAGAAAGTAGAAGAAGGTGAAGATCAATCTTCTGAAGAAAATAATGAAAGTGAAGAATGA
- a CDS encoding nucleotidyltransferase family protein: protein MPSDEVETLEEFIKKIIKRDRKIFFNDYKDSIKLSKRNDKSNSNNNINISNSPKIQLIADFTEYNPLHNGHYHCMKVAKEKIPNGLFVAIVPGLFERSGRGIPFIMTRQARAKTAINAGADIVVEGPPMGIMGSGQYSLCLAKTFKALNTDFIPRGYRPFDGYDIILDRINLGHCVAPKPYKIIDMDTNEVLYEGKLEEDNYVITSLSKSLKRIGFNFKNKFLFVKRVKGVSGTLIREATMKGDFSKVTTMMPSSTIDILNEEIKNNRAPLHMFRDIDSILDSANNLSFSELLDLNLMDNKTAKKIVDSRENKDFESIEEIQNCISYGFSTHFNHRVLSVLETKINKNIIYDYIDNYPSKIRVLDYKNESILEDFKEKINENNRRIELWQ, encoded by the coding sequence ATGCCTTCAGATGAAGTAGAAACATTAGAAGAATTTATAAAAAAAATAATCAAAAGAGATAGAAAAATCTTTTTTAATGATTACAAGGATTCTATTAAGTTATCAAAGCGCAATGATAAATCAAATAGCAATAATAATATAAATATTTCTAATTCACCAAAAATTCAGTTAATAGCTGATTTTACAGAGTATAATCCTCTTCATAATGGGCATTATCATTGTATGAAAGTAGCTAAAGAAAAAATTCCAAATGGACTATTTGTAGCTATTGTTCCTGGTTTATTCGAACGAAGTGGAAGGGGAATCCCTTTTATTATGACTCGTCAAGCTAGAGCAAAGACAGCTATCAATGCTGGCGCTGATATTGTTGTTGAAGGTCCACCTATGGGGATAATGGGTTCTGGACAATATTCTCTATGTTTAGCTAAAACTTTCAAAGCATTAAATACAGACTTTATCCCACGAGGATATCGTCCTTTTGATGGTTATGATATTATTCTTGATAGGATAAATCTAGGGCATTGTGTTGCTCCAAAACCATATAAAATTATTGATATGGATACTAATGAGGTTCTTTATGAAGGCAAACTTGAAGAAGACAATTATGTTATTACATCTCTTTCAAAGTCATTAAAACGAATAGGATTTAACTTTAAAAATAAATTCTTATTTGTAAAACGTGTTAAGGGAGTAAGTGGAACTTTAATCCGTGAAGCTACTATGAAAGGAGATTTTTCAAAAGTAACTACTATGATGCCCTCTTCCACAATAGATATATTAAATGAGGAAATAAAGAATAATAGGGCTCCATTACATATGTTTCGTGATATTGATTCAATTCTTGATTCTGCTAATAATCTTTCTTTTAGTGAATTATTAGACTTAAATTTAATGGATAATAAAACAGCTAAAAAAATAGTTGATTCAAGGGAAAATAAAGATTTTGAATCAATTGAAGAAATTCAAAATTGTATATCCTATGGATTTTCTACTCACTTCAACCATAGGGTTTTAAGTGTATTAGAAACTAAAATAAATAAGAATATAATTTATGATTATATTGATAACTATCCTTCTAAAATAAGAGTTTTAGATTATAAAAATGAAAGTATTTTAGAAGACTTTAAAGAAAAAATTAATGAAAATAATAGGAGAATCGAATTATGGCAATAA